In a genomic window of Polycladomyces abyssicola:
- a CDS encoding Eco57I restriction-modification methylase domain-containing protein, which produces MPVLSSELRSQLARVVVDAREAAEEGARSALQALAVHHHEPYGPMTPEQRNLRNRLRAHGRQLGDKRDPRRGTQEIDCLVHECAYQHWHRMLFARFLAENDLLIEPNSGVAITLTECEELARELNEDPWVMASRFAQQMLPQIFRADDPVLEVMLPPETQQTLEGLLADLPSAVFTADDSLGWTYQFWQSAEKERVNNSGEKITGRTLPAVTQLFTEPYMVFFLLHNTIGAWHAGKILDSQPELVESANSEQELREAVALNGYSFDYLRFVREPVNEKDADRAKGPWRPAAGTFDAWPRDAKDLKVLDPCCGSGHFLVAAFDLLVRLRMDEEDLPLEDAVRAVLAENLFGLELDARCTQIAAFNLALTAWKMVGRVIDLPVLNIACSGLSVGVSKSEWLKFAGEDMNLRYGMERLYDLFEQAPELGSLIDPRRAIPDDELFVPDFNELEPLLVEAMRSEEVVVSEQHEISVAAQGIARAYKLLDDEYTLIITNVPYLKRTGQSDTLRAFCTANYPESSYNLATVFLDRLMEMNGKTGTVAVVIPQNWTFLATYKAFRSRLLNTQQWNLLAKLGPGAFETISGEVVNVALCVISASEPPDDHMFYGIDAMKVQEPRAKEATLRCSPLRGVDQEKQLTNPDARISLDFTAADEILGDYAKGLAGIQSGDTPRFSRYFWEFYRIFTDWSFQQSTPDSTCHYNGRERVLFWQEGRGELTRSPGAYVRGTEGWGKQGVAISQMGELSATLFTGEIWDNNTAVIVPEDTDHLAAIWCFCASPIYQEAVRKLDQKVNVTNATLVKVPFDLEYWQKVASQTYPDGLPQPYSDDPTQWIFHGHPAKAEARTVLQVAIARLLGYRWPAEQDPSMRLATEAREWVNRCSELNQFADTDGIVCLSPVRGESSAADRLRQLLAAAFGNDWSPAKERQLLQAAALNGRPASSLEEWLRDKFFEEHCKLFHHRPFIWHIWDGRKDGFHALVNYHRLAGPDGDGRRTLEALTYTYLGDWIERQKAEQSEGKEGADARLAAALDLQEQLKKILEGEPPYDIFIRWKPLQEQPIGWEPDINDGVRLNIRPFMSVTLNKGGRAGAGVLRYKPNINWKKDRGKEPESLRPRDDFPWFWGCDPERSPEHRTNFMGGQNFDGNRWNDLHYSIAVKQAARERAAKGALS; this is translated from the coding sequence ATGCCTGTACTCTCGAGTGAACTACGTAGCCAGCTTGCACGGGTGGTGGTCGACGCGCGCGAGGCTGCTGAGGAGGGCGCTCGTTCCGCCCTCCAGGCCCTTGCGGTTCACCATCACGAGCCTTATGGTCCGATGACGCCCGAGCAACGGAACCTTCGTAACCGGCTCCGCGCCCATGGGCGACAGCTCGGTGACAAGCGTGACCCCAGGCGCGGAACCCAGGAGATCGACTGCCTCGTTCACGAATGCGCCTATCAACATTGGCATCGCATGCTTTTTGCTCGTTTCCTTGCTGAAAACGACCTGCTCATCGAGCCGAATTCCGGAGTAGCCATTACGTTGACCGAATGTGAGGAGCTGGCTCGCGAACTAAACGAAGATCCATGGGTCATGGCCAGTCGGTTTGCCCAACAGATGCTTCCGCAAATTTTTCGGGCGGACGACCCGGTTTTGGAAGTCATGTTGCCACCAGAAACGCAGCAGACGTTGGAAGGGTTGCTGGCCGATCTTCCCTCCGCCGTATTCACAGCTGACGACTCCCTTGGCTGGACCTATCAGTTCTGGCAATCGGCCGAGAAGGAACGAGTCAATAACAGTGGAGAGAAGATCACGGGTCGGACGCTTCCCGCGGTTACGCAATTGTTTACCGAGCCATACATGGTGTTTTTCCTCCTGCACAATACGATCGGTGCCTGGCATGCCGGCAAGATTTTAGACAGCCAACCCGAACTAGTGGAGTCCGCAAACAGCGAACAGGAACTTCGTGAAGCGGTAGCACTCAATGGCTATAGCTTTGATTATCTTCGCTTTGTCCGGGAACCAGTTAATGAGAAGGATGCCGACAGAGCAAAAGGGCCTTGGCGACCGGCTGCGGGAACGTTTGATGCTTGGCCACGAGATGCAAAGGATCTGAAGGTGCTCGACCCTTGTTGCGGAAGTGGACACTTTCTCGTTGCCGCGTTCGATTTATTGGTGCGCTTGCGCATGGATGAAGAGGATCTGCCGCTCGAGGATGCGGTCCGGGCTGTGCTGGCAGAGAATCTCTTCGGGCTGGAGCTGGACGCCCGTTGCACGCAAATCGCGGCGTTTAATTTGGCATTGACCGCTTGGAAGATGGTGGGCCGTGTTATCGACTTACCGGTCCTCAATATCGCCTGCTCTGGTTTGTCCGTCGGTGTGTCCAAAAGCGAGTGGCTCAAGTTCGCCGGCGAAGATATGAACCTGAGGTATGGCATGGAGCGGTTGTACGATCTGTTTGAGCAGGCTCCTGAGCTTGGTTCACTAATCGACCCGCGTCGGGCGATACCTGACGATGAACTGTTCGTTCCGGATTTCAATGAGCTTGAGCCGTTGCTGGTAGAGGCGATGCGAAGCGAAGAAGTTGTGGTAAGTGAGCAACACGAGATTAGCGTTGCTGCTCAAGGTATTGCTAGGGCTTATAAACTGCTTGATGACGAATACACATTAATAATCACGAACGTGCCGTATCTTAAGCGGACAGGGCAGAGCGATACGCTTCGGGCTTTCTGCACCGCCAATTACCCCGAATCCTCGTATAATCTTGCTACGGTGTTCTTGGATCGTCTTATGGAAATGAATGGAAAGACTGGCACGGTCGCTGTGGTCATTCCCCAGAACTGGACATTTCTTGCTACTTATAAGGCATTTCGGAGCCGGCTTCTGAATACGCAGCAATGGAATCTCCTAGCCAAACTCGGACCAGGCGCATTTGAAACAATTTCTGGAGAAGTGGTCAATGTAGCTCTTTGTGTTATTTCTGCCTCGGAGCCGCCCGATGATCACATGTTTTATGGTATCGATGCTATGAAAGTACAAGAGCCGCGTGCTAAGGAGGCGACACTCCGTTGTTCTCCTCTACGTGGTGTTGACCAAGAAAAGCAGTTGACTAACCCAGACGCTCGCATATCCTTAGATTTTACGGCGGCTGACGAGATCCTTGGAGATTATGCAAAAGGATTGGCCGGTATACAGAGCGGTGATACACCTCGATTCAGTCGCTACTTTTGGGAATTTTACCGTATATTTACAGATTGGTCATTCCAGCAAAGTACCCCTGATTCCACTTGTCATTACAACGGCAGAGAGCGGGTTCTTTTCTGGCAGGAAGGTAGGGGAGAACTAACACGAAGTCCTGGAGCCTACGTTCGGGGAACAGAAGGATGGGGGAAGCAGGGTGTTGCAATTTCTCAGATGGGTGAGTTGTCTGCAACCCTCTTTACAGGAGAGATCTGGGATAACAATACGGCCGTTATCGTACCAGAAGATACTGACCACTTAGCTGCCATTTGGTGTTTTTGTGCCTCCCCAATCTACCAAGAGGCCGTACGCAAGCTCGACCAGAAGGTGAATGTTACAAATGCAACCTTGGTAAAGGTACCGTTTGATCTGGAGTATTGGCAAAAAGTGGCCTCTCAGACATACCCTGACGGCTTACCCCAACCGTACAGTGATGATCCAACACAATGGATATTCCATGGTCATCCAGCGAAGGCGGAAGCCCGTACAGTACTCCAGGTCGCTATTGCTCGTTTGCTCGGTTACCGCTGGCCGGCGGAGCAGGACCCGAGCATGCGTCTCGCCACCGAAGCACGGGAGTGGGTCAACCGCTGTAGTGAGCTGAATCAGTTTGCCGACACAGACGGAATCGTCTGTCTTTCCCCCGTACGAGGAGAGAGCTCGGCGGCGGATCGACTGCGCCAGCTTCTCGCCGCTGCGTTTGGTAATGATTGGTCACCGGCGAAGGAGCGGCAACTTCTTCAGGCTGCGGCCCTCAATGGTCGGCCTGCTTCATCGCTCGAGGAGTGGTTGCGGGACAAATTTTTCGAAGAACACTGCAAGCTGTTTCATCACAGGCCGTTTATCTGGCACATCTGGGACGGCCGTAAAGACGGCTTCCATGCTCTGGTCAACTACCATCGTCTTGCCGGCCCTGATGGTGATGGTCGACGTACCTTGGAAGCATTGACTTATACGTACTTGGGTGACTGGATCGAGCGGCAGAAAGCTGAGCAGAGCGAGGGTAAGGAAGGTGCGGACGCCCGTCTCGCTGCGGCTCTTGACCTTCAAGAGCAGCTGAAGAAGATCTTGGAGGGCGAGCCACCATATGATATATTCATCCGCTGGAAGCCATTGCAAGAACAGCCGATCGGTTGGGAGCCGGACATCAATGACGGTGTACGGCTGAACATTCGGCCGTTCATGTCGGTGACGCTGAACAAGGGTGGTCGGGCCGGTGCCGGCGTACTGAGATATAAGCCGAACATCAACTGGAAGAAGGATCGTGGGAAGGAGCCGGAAAGTCTGCGCCCCAGGGATGACTTCCCCTGGTTCTGGGGTTGTGATCCGGAGAGATCCCCCGAGCATCGTACCAATTTCATGGGCGGTCAGAACTTCGACGGCAACCGCTGGAACGATTTGCACTACAGCATCGCAGTAAAACAGGCGGCGCGGGAACGCGCGGCAAAGGGGGCGCTGTCATGA
- the pglZ gene encoding BREX-1 system phosphatase PglZ type B, whose translation MRTQTETSTTLLDVLVTALRACDTAPDGMVRPAAILWTDPKRQWLPLKSLLLKRLPELIVFGDYDPALRTGPAIWIRCMVDRTLEEPKIPENRVPIVYLPGVARQDLRAGEDCPTSLRPLVELMYRGTLWLQRGGHDWTVTAFLTSPQGLALDLAKDQNTLEALARALREVAETPIARLRGRRLEAEDFDQLLLSDVVRDLLRWMSDPKKEKERMGSERWEAFRNQCRAQFDFDPEKDGELTAGEQLGLGEGPWKEVWERFEEAPHLFPGIPDLLRRSKPDVLLFERERWPDHNDQDEEEVRIELAGLKDLSHSQACAKVLELEQKHAERRSWVWARLGLSPMAAVLEPLARLARVARSALGGSTPDEIANAYVEGAWEADAASWEAVALAPIADEALIKNTVRILLEPWLDESARSFQRAVEAHPLPVKGEQEPVVAEPGMCLLFADGLRYDVGRRLAERLEGRGCRVHVRWRWSALPTVTATAKPAVTPVAGNIVGDQLPDDFTPRFTGSGKPANAIMVRAALKAGGYQVLQGELDDRTVDDEALGWCEAGTIDQRGHDLDDEIARHIEPELERLAERILKLLEAGWTSVRVVTDHGWLWVPRGLPKVDLPKHLTASRWKRCSVIAGESQVNALIVPWYWNTAQRFATAPGIACFNSSPSYAHGGLSIQECLIPDLHVERGSRSAPRATIRSVTWRRMRCFVEADCPVGEVIADLRLERPNGKSVVASTKTLDKDGTTSLAVVDAYEDRNLVLVLLDHAGNVLAQRKTRVGESS comes from the coding sequence ATGAGAACGCAAACAGAGACATCGACGACTCTCCTCGATGTACTTGTTACCGCACTCCGCGCATGTGACACCGCCCCGGATGGCATGGTACGCCCGGCGGCGATCCTGTGGACAGACCCAAAGCGGCAGTGGCTGCCCCTGAAATCCTTGCTTTTGAAGCGTTTACCCGAGTTAATCGTTTTTGGGGATTATGACCCTGCTCTCCGAACTGGACCGGCGATCTGGATTCGCTGTATGGTTGACCGGACGCTGGAGGAACCGAAGATCCCCGAGAACCGGGTACCGATTGTCTACTTGCCGGGGGTAGCGAGACAGGACTTGCGTGCGGGTGAGGACTGTCCGACGTCACTGAGACCTTTAGTGGAATTGATGTATCGAGGAACGCTGTGGCTGCAACGCGGTGGCCACGACTGGACGGTCACAGCGTTCCTGACTTCACCTCAGGGGCTTGCTCTGGATCTTGCGAAGGATCAGAATACGCTCGAAGCTTTGGCACGGGCACTGCGTGAAGTGGCAGAGACGCCTATCGCGCGACTTCGTGGACGTCGCCTTGAAGCGGAAGATTTTGATCAGTTGCTTTTAAGCGATGTGGTACGCGATCTGTTGCGATGGATGAGCGACCCAAAAAAAGAAAAGGAACGGATGGGTTCCGAGCGTTGGGAAGCATTCCGTAACCAGTGTCGGGCACAGTTTGACTTCGATCCCGAGAAAGATGGTGAGTTAACCGCCGGCGAGCAACTAGGATTGGGGGAAGGGCCGTGGAAAGAGGTGTGGGAGCGTTTTGAAGAGGCTCCTCATTTATTTCCGGGTATTCCCGATCTGCTTCGGCGGTCGAAGCCGGATGTTCTCCTTTTCGAGCGTGAGCGATGGCCAGATCATAACGATCAGGATGAAGAGGAGGTTCGGATCGAACTTGCCGGACTAAAGGATCTTTCACACAGCCAAGCGTGTGCCAAGGTATTGGAGCTTGAGCAAAAGCACGCTGAACGACGAAGCTGGGTCTGGGCACGACTTGGTCTCTCGCCGATGGCCGCGGTACTTGAACCCCTGGCACGGCTCGCCCGCGTGGCTCGGTCGGCTCTCGGGGGAAGCACGCCGGATGAGATCGCGAATGCTTACGTGGAAGGTGCCTGGGAGGCGGACGCGGCATCCTGGGAGGCGGTTGCCCTTGCTCCAATCGCTGATGAGGCTCTTATTAAAAACACCGTTCGAATTTTGCTCGAACCATGGCTGGACGAGTCGGCGCGCTCTTTTCAGCGAGCGGTCGAGGCGCATCCGCTTCCTGTAAAAGGCGAACAAGAACCCGTTGTCGCAGAACCCGGGATGTGTCTGTTGTTCGCCGATGGCCTCCGGTATGACGTCGGTCGGAGACTTGCCGAGCGTCTGGAGGGACGTGGTTGCCGTGTCCACGTTCGGTGGCGTTGGTCGGCGCTGCCAACGGTGACCGCTACAGCGAAGCCCGCTGTCACGCCAGTTGCTGGTAATATTGTCGGTGACCAATTGCCAGACGACTTCACACCAAGATTTACTGGGAGTGGTAAGCCGGCCAACGCGATAATGGTTAGAGCCGCTTTGAAGGCGGGAGGATATCAGGTGCTGCAAGGCGAACTTGATGACCGGACCGTCGACGACGAAGCATTGGGTTGGTGTGAGGCGGGGACGATCGACCAACGTGGACATGACCTCGATGATGAGATTGCCCGGCACATTGAGCCGGAGCTTGAACGACTGGCTGAACGAATCCTGAAGTTGTTGGAAGCTGGTTGGACATCGGTGAGAGTGGTAACCGACCACGGTTGGCTCTGGGTCCCCAGAGGACTGCCGAAAGTCGATCTGCCTAAGCACCTGACGGCAAGCCGTTGGAAGCGATGTTCTGTGATAGCGGGTGAATCACAGGTTAATGCGTTGATCGTCCCCTGGTACTGGAACACAGCTCAGCGTTTTGCTACTGCACCCGGGATCGCCTGCTTCAACTCCTCTCCAAGCTATGCGCACGGTGGACTCAGCATTCAGGAGTGCCTGATTCCTGATCTGCACGTCGAGCGTGGGAGTAGATCGGCACCTCGGGCCACCATTCGTTCAGTGACTTGGCGTAGAATGCGCTGTTTCGTTGAGGCGGACTGTCCAGTAGGCGAGGTGATTGCCGATCTTCGTCTTGAGAGGCCCAACGGGAAGTCTGTGGTAGCATCCACCAAGACACTTGATAAGGACGGCACGACCAGTTTGGCCGTCGTCGACGCTTACGAGGACAGGAATCTGGTTCTGGTCCTTCTGGACCATGCCGGAAATGTTCTTGCCCAACGAAAAACCAGGGTGGGAGAGTCGTCATGA
- a CDS encoding helix-turn-helix domain-containing protein has protein sequence MIRTDAEYQKSLKALEAQRKSIEEKKKHFEQIGLTPEQVEKALEPLWAYYHQIEDEVKYYEKVKKGEFPRKTSLDQLGRMLISYRIYKGITQTELAERLGVSNAQVSRDERNEYHGASIEKLKKVADALCVPLVIVPKEVADEVLTV, from the coding sequence TTGATCCGAACGGATGCAGAATACCAAAAGTCTCTGAAGGCTTTAGAGGCACAACGGAAGAGTATTGAAGAGAAGAAAAAACACTTTGAACAAATTGGATTAACCCCTGAACAGGTTGAAAAAGCATTAGAACCATTGTGGGCGTATTACCATCAAATCGAAGACGAAGTAAAATACTACGAGAAGGTAAAAAAAGGCGAGTTCCCGCGAAAAACCAGCTTAGATCAGTTGGGGCGAATGCTGATTTCTTACCGCATTTACAAAGGAATCACACAAACTGAACTGGCAGAGCGGTTGGGAGTGTCCAATGCTCAAGTATCTCGAGACGAGCGTAATGAGTATCACGGTGCAAGTATCGAGAAACTCAAAAAGGTTGCAGATGCTCTGTGTGTCCCCCTGGTCATCGTACCAAAGGAAGTCGCAGATGAAGTCCTCACTGTTTGA
- a CDS encoding DUF6932 family protein: MDLSFSEHGLLPPGTHRLTLEELKESILVTGGFQKPDGWDAYWRYQLVEGLEVMVRQLWEVGYEKIFIDGSFVENKPHPNDIDGYFECPVIDFVKRGQDTLNEIEPIWTWNWRERKPHPDSPHKPQLPMWHKYRVELYPHYTDIPNDLYGFFSNRTGLRDPEGKELPFPDAFRLQRGTYREKGIVQIIR, from the coding sequence ATGGACTTAAGCTTTAGCGAACATGGATTGCTGCCGCCCGGGACACATCGTTTAACACTTGAAGAATTGAAGGAAAGCATCTTAGTCACCGGAGGGTTTCAAAAACCGGATGGCTGGGATGCGTACTGGCGATATCAACTGGTGGAAGGGCTTGAAGTGATGGTTCGTCAATTGTGGGAAGTCGGATACGAGAAAATCTTCATCGACGGATCGTTTGTTGAAAACAAACCGCATCCAAACGACATCGACGGTTACTTTGAATGTCCCGTCATTGACTTTGTAAAGCGTGGGCAGGATACACTCAATGAAATCGAACCAATCTGGACGTGGAACTGGCGAGAGCGGAAGCCACACCCAGACTCCCCCCATAAACCACAACTTCCAATGTGGCACAAATACCGAGTAGAGTTGTACCCTCATTACACCGATATTCCCAATGATCTCTATGGCTTTTTTAGCAACAGAACTGGGCTCCGGGATCCAGAAGGAAAAGAATTACCATTTCCAGATGCGTTTCGACTACAACGTGGGACATATCGGGAAAAAGGGATTGTTCAGATTATCCGTTAA
- the brxL gene encoding BREX system Lon protease-like protein BrxL, whose amino-acid sequence MIAHVEMDHLDKIAASVFEGYLVRKDLVRKYSRQFPVPTYVVEFLLGRYCASTNEEEIQEGLEIVGKQLKGRTVRSGEEELFKARAREEGSVKLIDIVKARLDPKNDCYVAELPSLNLRDVQIADSLVKENERMLTDGFYTEVTLEYDPIVAQEKNGRPFRIAALRPIQMSSPNVLDVLSKGRKVFTTEEWRDFLIRSIGLEPSALSDRAKMVAILRMVPFVERNYNLVELGPRGTGKSHLFQQISPYSHLISGGKATVAKMFVNNVSGQRGLVCQYDVVCFDEISGISFDQKDGVNIMKGYMASGEFSRGKESIRAEGGIVMVGNFDVDIEQQQRIGHLLSPLPKEMRDDTAFHDRIHAFAPGWDFPKLNPNEHLTNHFGFVSDFLSECWHRLREISRVPVLQNRVFWGGALSGRDIEAVNKTVSGLVKLLFPDPEMPVPDDDLEWIVRVALESRRRVKEQQKRCLKSEFRNTHFSYTLGVEGVEKFVSTPELHSDEAIEGDPLPPGQVWAVGPGANESGPGLYRIEVAVGPGSGVRILNHPQPPAFRESVKVGEQNLYARAKELVGDRDPRSYEFSIQLRAMDTDKSGAGLGLAVLVAMVGALLGRNTRGGTIIVGPLNLGGSIEILHNPVAIAELAIDKQATTLLMPISARRALNDLPDELWTKIRIEFYSDPTDAVFKGLIE is encoded by the coding sequence ATGATCGCTCATGTGGAAATGGACCATCTCGACAAGATTGCAGCATCTGTCTTCGAAGGCTACCTTGTCCGAAAAGATTTGGTGCGAAAGTATTCCCGCCAGTTCCCGGTTCCAACCTACGTGGTTGAGTTTCTCTTGGGCCGGTATTGCGCAAGCACAAATGAGGAGGAAATCCAAGAGGGTCTCGAAATTGTCGGGAAACAGTTGAAGGGGCGTACGGTTCGGTCTGGGGAAGAAGAGCTTTTCAAGGCCAGGGCACGGGAGGAAGGTTCAGTCAAGCTAATCGACATCGTGAAGGCCCGACTCGACCCAAAAAACGACTGCTATGTGGCCGAGTTGCCGAGCCTAAACCTGCGGGATGTTCAGATCGCTGATTCGCTTGTGAAAGAGAATGAGAGGATGTTGACGGACGGTTTCTACACCGAGGTAACGCTCGAGTACGACCCGATTGTGGCTCAAGAGAAGAACGGGCGTCCATTTCGGATTGCTGCGTTACGACCGATCCAGATGTCCAGCCCCAACGTTCTTGACGTATTGTCGAAGGGACGGAAGGTGTTTACCACTGAGGAATGGCGTGATTTCCTCATTCGATCGATCGGGTTGGAGCCATCCGCTCTAAGCGACCGAGCCAAGATGGTGGCCATCCTTCGCATGGTGCCGTTCGTCGAGCGTAATTACAACCTCGTTGAGCTCGGACCACGAGGCACAGGGAAGAGCCATCTGTTCCAGCAGATATCCCCCTACTCCCACCTCATATCGGGTGGGAAGGCCACAGTGGCCAAAATGTTTGTCAACAACGTGAGCGGCCAACGTGGATTGGTTTGCCAGTACGATGTTGTCTGTTTCGATGAGATATCCGGTATCTCTTTCGATCAGAAGGACGGCGTAAACATCATGAAAGGGTATATGGCCTCTGGTGAATTCAGCCGTGGGAAAGAAAGCATACGTGCTGAGGGCGGAATTGTGATGGTCGGGAACTTTGATGTAGATATTGAGCAACAACAACGCATTGGACATTTGTTGAGCCCTTTGCCGAAGGAGATGCGGGATGATACAGCTTTTCACGACCGTATCCATGCTTTTGCTCCGGGATGGGATTTCCCGAAGCTCAATCCTAACGAGCACCTGACGAACCATTTCGGATTTGTTAGTGACTTCCTGAGCGAATGCTGGCATCGACTGAGGGAAATTAGCCGTGTCCCGGTTCTGCAGAACCGTGTATTTTGGGGTGGTGCTCTCAGCGGTCGAGATATAGAAGCGGTTAACAAGACTGTTAGTGGCTTAGTGAAGCTTCTCTTCCCGGATCCAGAGATGCCTGTTCCGGACGATGACCTTGAATGGATCGTTCGTGTGGCCCTCGAATCTCGCCGGCGTGTCAAGGAACAACAGAAGCGCTGTCTCAAGAGCGAATTTCGCAACACTCATTTTAGCTACACCCTGGGTGTCGAGGGAGTAGAGAAGTTTGTGTCCACTCCTGAATTACACAGTGATGAGGCAATTGAAGGCGATCCTTTACCACCAGGCCAGGTGTGGGCGGTCGGACCGGGAGCCAATGAATCTGGGCCTGGACTGTATCGTATTGAAGTGGCCGTGGGGCCAGGCAGTGGCGTACGTATTTTGAATCACCCACAGCCACCTGCGTTCCGTGAAAGCGTCAAAGTGGGTGAGCAGAATCTCTATGCGCGGGCTAAAGAGCTTGTCGGTGACCGAGATCCACGGAGCTATGAGTTCTCCATCCAACTTCGCGCAATGGATACGGACAAGAGTGGAGCAGGTTTGGGGTTGGCCGTCCTCGTAGCCATGGTGGGGGCACTCTTAGGAAGAAACACCCGTGGAGGGACCATTATCGTTGGTCCGCTTAATCTGGGAGGTTCGATTGAAATACTTCACAATCCTGTAGCCATTGCTGAACTCGCCATAGATAAACAGGCAACGACGCTGCTGATGCCAATCTCTGCTCGTCGTGCCCTCAATGATCTTCCCGATGAACTTTGGACGAAGATTAGAATCGAATTTTATAGTGATCCTACTGATGCTGTTTTTAAGGGTTTGATCGAGTAG